In Arachis stenosperma cultivar V10309 chromosome 1, arast.V10309.gnm1.PFL2, whole genome shotgun sequence, one DNA window encodes the following:
- the LOC130935838 gene encoding calmodulin-binding receptor-like cytoplasmic kinase 2 produces MNKTKKVSITLHNNNNNVGHQKHHKKTHHHASLLTNFKSAVMKCASFFALFLSGKRNTQESKVVEDRKSTNKVKGASSSSDLSSDSNKSSSSKLKFSHSYGSSSTSNTQLGTAGNFSFEEIYKATAKFSAANKIGEGAFGTVYKGKLNDGTLVAAKRANKDVENKNLAEFKNEVSTLSKIEHLNLVRLYGYLEHADEKIIVVEYVNNGSLREHLDGTRGDGLEIGERLDIAIDIAHAVTYLHMYTDHPIIHRDIKASNILLTDKLRAKVADFGFARLAAEDPSATHVSTKLKGTAGYIDPDYMRSYKLSEKSDVYSFGVLLVEMVTGRHPVEPRRPLSERVTIKWALQMLKQGEVVIAMDPRLRRSPAAKKAVEKVLKLAHQCLAPSRQSRPTMKTCAEVLWGIRKDFRDKTSSHLSHDSHHSANYPHRDAMNDRHKLFDIEGDNDRKFVSA; encoded by the exons ATGAATAAAACAAAGAAAGTCTCCATTActttacataataataataataatgttggACACCAAAAACATCATAAGAAGACTCATCATCATGCTTCTTTGCTGACAAATTTTAAGTCTGCTGTGATGAAATGTGCAAGTTTTTTTGCATTGTTTCTTTCTGGAAAAAGAAacacacaagaatcaaaggtTGTTGAAGACAGAAAGAGTACAAACAAAGTCAAAGGAGCATCAT CTTCATCTGATTTATCATCTGATAGCAACAAGAGTTCATCCTCAAAATTGAAGTTTTCACATTCCTATGGATCATCTAGCACTTCAAATACTCAGCTTGGAACTGCAGGGAACTTCTCCTTTGAAGAAATCTACAAGGCAACAGCAAAATTCTCTGCAGCTAATAAGATTGGGGAAGGTGCCTTTGGAACTGTTTATAAGGGAAAGCTTAATGATGGAACTCTTGTGGCCGCAAAGCGCGCCAACAAG GATGTAGAAAACAAGAACTTAGCTGAGTTCAAGAATGAAGTATCCACTTTGTCAAAGATTGAGCATCTGAATCTTGTGAGGCTGTATGGATATTTGGAGCATGCAgatgaaaagattattgttgTTGAATATGTTAATAATGGATCACTCCGGGAACATCTAGATG GTACAAGGGGTGATGGGCTAGAAATTGGTGAGCGTTTAGACATAGCAATTGATATAGCTCATGCAGTTACTTACCTTCATATGTACACAG ATCATCCAATTATTCATAGAGACATCAAAGCATCAAACATCTTACTTACTGACAAACTAAGGGCTAAAGTGGCCGACTTTGGTTTCGCCCGGCTGGCTGCTGAAGACCCTTCTGCCACCCATGTTTCAACAAAACTTAAAGGAACAGCAGGCTACATTGATCCTGATTACATGAGATCTTACAAGCTTTCTGAGAAGAGTGATGTGTATTCCTTCGGAGTGTTGCTTGTTGAGATGGTTACCGGACGACATCCAGTTGAGCCGAGGAGACCCCTCAGTGAGAGAGTTACAATTAAATGG GCACTGCAGATGCTGAAACAAGGAGAAGTTGTGATTGCCATGGATCCGAGGCTGCGAAGAAGTCCGGCCGCGAAAAAGGCCGTAGAGAAGGTTCTAAAGCTAGCTCACCAGTGCCTGGCACCTTCAAGACAATCAAGGCCAACCATGAAGACATGTGCTGAGGTTTTATGGGGTATCCGGAAAGATTTTAGAGACAAAACATCTTCTCATCTTAGCCATGATTCTCACCATTCTGCTAATTATCCTCATAGAGATGCCATGAATGATAGGCATAAGTTATTTGATATTGAAGGTGACAATGACCGTAAATTTGTATCTGCATAG